A window of Fictibacillus halophilus contains these coding sequences:
- a CDS encoding alpha/beta fold hydrolase gives MSYCQVQKANIYYEEYGSGTPIVMIHGFSPDHRLMKGCMEPIFQEREGYRRIYIDLPGMGQTKDYETIQNSDEMLEAVIQFIDTLLPDQSFLLAGQSYGGYIIRGIIAKIAERVLGAAFICPMILPNHSERTLPDQTNIEVDNEFLATLTKEEREDFKGIHVKINEYTWKRYRDEVVVGLKSTDSTFLEKISGAYGYTFKIDQEVFEKPCVFITGRQDHVTGYKDVYDLLDKYPRATFSVLDVAGHNLQIEQGELLNIHISEWLMRVKGNN, from the coding sequence ATGTCGTATTGCCAAGTACAGAAAGCGAACATCTATTATGAAGAATACGGAAGTGGGACACCGATCGTGATGATTCACGGGTTCTCACCCGATCACCGGTTGATGAAAGGCTGCATGGAACCAATCTTTCAAGAGAGGGAAGGATACAGACGCATCTATATCGATCTGCCAGGAATGGGGCAGACGAAAGACTATGAAACGATTCAGAACTCGGATGAAATGCTAGAGGCGGTCATTCAGTTCATCGATACATTATTACCAGACCAATCATTTTTACTAGCTGGGCAATCGTACGGTGGTTATATCATAAGAGGCATTATTGCAAAAATCGCAGAGCGAGTACTAGGTGCAGCATTCATCTGTCCGATGATCCTGCCTAACCACAGTGAACGAACTTTGCCAGATCAAACAAACATTGAAGTTGATAACGAATTTCTAGCCACACTAACAAAAGAAGAAAGAGAAGATTTCAAAGGCATTCATGTAAAGATAAATGAATACACGTGGAAAAGGTACAGGGATGAAGTAGTCGTTGGATTGAAGAGCACAGATTCAACTTTCTTAGAGAAAATCTCAGGAGCTTATGGATACACGTTTAAGATCGACCAAGAAGTGTTTGAGAAACCTTGTGTGTTTATAACTGGTAGACAAGACCATGTTACGGGTTATAAGGATGTATATGACTTACTTGATAAGTATCCGAGGGCTACGTTTTCGGTGTTGGATGTTGCTGGGCATAATTTGCAGATTGAGCAGGGTGAGCTGTTGAATATACATATAAGTGAGTGGTTGATGAGGGTCAAGGGAAATAACTAA
- the mutM gene encoding DNA-formamidopyrimidine glycosylase — translation MPELPEMETYREFLNHNILHKTITNVEINREKSINTGVQTFIEAVKGANITFVKRRAKHLIFELSSGKFLLLHLMLGGLMFLGTTKNSPDRTKQIILSFGELQLNFIGLRLGYLHLLSQVELDEKLSDLGPEPFELQRDVFLDRLERKKGALKPLLVDQSFIAGIGNCYSDEICFQARLHPLRKASDLKEEERNNLYDSIKPVLARAVQFGGYMDFPMYEGDEKTGRYNENTYVYEREGEKCPRCGGTIERVEHSYKSFYCPSCQMKV, via the coding sequence ATGCCGGAGCTGCCAGAAATGGAAACGTATCGTGAGTTTTTAAACCATAATATCTTACATAAGACGATCACGAATGTAGAGATCAACAGAGAGAAGTCCATCAATACAGGAGTTCAAACCTTTATTGAAGCAGTAAAAGGAGCAAATATCACCTTCGTCAAAAGAAGAGCAAAGCATCTAATCTTTGAATTAAGTTCGGGTAAGTTTCTATTGCTTCACTTGATGCTTGGAGGACTGATGTTTCTCGGGACAACAAAAAATAGTCCTGATCGAACGAAACAGATCATTCTTTCCTTTGGAGAGCTGCAACTGAACTTTATTGGGCTCCGGTTAGGTTATCTACATTTACTGAGTCAAGTGGAACTGGATGAAAAGCTCAGCGATCTTGGTCCAGAACCATTTGAATTGCAGAGGGATGTGTTCTTAGATAGATTAGAACGGAAAAAGGGTGCACTCAAACCATTGTTAGTCGATCAATCCTTTATCGCTGGAATCGGAAACTGCTATTCCGATGAAATCTGCTTTCAAGCGAGGTTACATCCGTTACGAAAAGCGAGTGACTTAAAGGAAGAAGAGAGAAATAATCTATATGACAGCATCAAACCTGTTCTTGCCAGAGCTGTTCAATTTGGGGGATACATGGATTTCCCGATGTATGAAGGCGACGAGAAGACCGGAAGATATAACGAAAACACGTACGTATATGAACGAGAAGGTGAGAAGTGTCCGAGATGTGGAGGGACGATAGAAAGAGTGGAGCATTCATATAAGTCGTTTTATTGTCCGAGCTGTCAGATGAAAGTATAA
- a CDS encoding aminoglycoside phosphotransferase family protein, translating to MPNNENEEILTGGNVSAVYRLGDTVRRQLKPESTKVHKLLKHLENKGFPYAPKFLGIDEKDREILSFIEGEAGHYPLKKYMWSDGVLIEIAKMLRRYHDAVADFPIEKCWQPIDHTPEPFEVLCHNDFAIYNIIFDHERPVGIIDFDVAGPGPKLWDIAYTLYTCVPLSRFYLDETGKTINYNRKQHADRIKQRVQCFFEAYGEDVDSSYLDMILRRLEGLCRTIIRRASEGDKAFQQMIEMGHLDHYREDIRFILNHGKEWL from the coding sequence ATGCCAAACAACGAAAACGAAGAAATACTAACTGGAGGAAATGTCTCAGCTGTATATCGATTAGGAGATACGGTTCGACGACAACTTAAACCAGAAAGCACTAAAGTTCACAAGCTATTAAAGCACTTAGAAAACAAAGGGTTCCCTTATGCGCCAAAGTTTTTAGGTATTGATGAAAAGGATAGAGAGATCTTATCTTTTATAGAAGGTGAAGCTGGTCATTACCCGTTAAAAAAGTATATGTGGTCAGATGGTGTACTAATTGAGATTGCCAAAATGCTTCGACGCTATCACGATGCTGTAGCAGATTTCCCTATAGAAAAATGTTGGCAGCCCATCGATCACACTCCAGAGCCTTTTGAGGTGCTCTGCCACAATGATTTTGCCATTTATAACATTATCTTTGATCACGAACGACCGGTTGGAATCATTGATTTTGATGTAGCGGGTCCTGGGCCGAAACTTTGGGACATTGCCTATACGCTCTACACGTGCGTGCCTTTAAGCAGATTTTATCTAGATGAAACAGGCAAGACCATAAATTACAATCGTAAGCAGCACGCAGACCGAATCAAACAAAGAGTCCAATGTTTTTTTGAAGCGTACGGTGAAGATGTGGATAGTAGTTATTTGGATATGATTTTGCGTCGATTAGAAGGGTTATGTAGAACAATAATAAGAAGAGCAAGTGAAGGTGACAAAGCTTTTCAACAAATGATAGAAATGGGGCATCTTGATCACTATCGAGAAGATATTCGTTTTATTCTGAATCACGGAAAAGAGTGGCTATAA
- a CDS encoding SRPBCC family protein — MPEINHKTYIKVTVEDVYHTISTAQGWNAWFTDETSLEIYPDGTGEIRMRWINFGSEKVTIEDGGSILEAIPNQKFVFQWSPGEQSSTVTIKLKPYKDGTLVVLNESGYAHSERDIRACIGCAVGWGEALTLLKVYLEHGIVYKQDLVL; from the coding sequence ATGCCAGAAATAAATCATAAAACCTATATTAAAGTAACAGTAGAAGACGTGTATCATACAATTTCAACAGCTCAAGGGTGGAATGCATGGTTTACAGATGAAACGTCTTTAGAGATCTATCCAGACGGAACTGGTGAAATTCGAATGCGGTGGATAAACTTTGGTAGTGAAAAAGTAACGATTGAAGATGGCGGAAGTATACTTGAAGCAATTCCAAACCAAAAATTTGTGTTTCAGTGGTCACCAGGAGAACAAAGTTCAACAGTAACCATTAAACTTAAACCTTATAAAGACGGTACATTAGTAGTACTGAATGAGTCTGGTTATGCGCATTCAGAAAGAGACATACGTGCCTGCATCGGATGTGCTGTTGGATGGGGAGAAGCATTAACCCTGTTAAAAGTATATTTAGAGCATGGAATAGTATATAAACAGGACTTAGTTCTATAA
- a CDS encoding GNAT family N-acetyltransferase codes for MTAKFKPMMFEMETDRLSLSLWKESDASWYRELVAERGKGMPTIVTARENVTTLRNRAYESGIALLTIRRRDEGDFIGYCGLIIGRSTLEEPEIAYELFQKVHGNGYATEAATVVLDAAVATGRHKLWSTVRAWNAASFRVLEKLGFERNHSTWDESGEIVWSVREL; via the coding sequence ATGACAGCTAAATTTAAACCTATGATGTTTGAGATGGAAACGGATCGATTGTCCCTTAGTCTATGGAAGGAATCAGATGCATCATGGTATAGAGAACTTGTTGCAGAACGGGGCAAAGGTATGCCGACTATAGTTACTGCTCGTGAGAATGTCACTACTTTACGCAATCGAGCATATGAAAGCGGAATTGCATTGCTAACTATTCGTCGTCGAGATGAAGGCGATTTTATTGGGTACTGCGGATTAATTATTGGTCGTTCTACACTTGAAGAACCGGAGATTGCATACGAGTTGTTCCAAAAAGTACACGGTAATGGTTATGCGACTGAGGCAGCAACCGTGGTCTTAGATGCTGCAGTTGCAACCGGACGACACAAGCTTTGGTCGACGGTACGGGCTTGGAATGCTGCATCTTTCCGCGTACTTGAAAAGTTGGGGTTTGAACGTAATCACAGTACATGGGACGAGAGTGGAGAGATTGTTTGGAGTGTACGAGAACTTTAG